A single genomic interval of Procambarus clarkii isolate CNS0578487 chromosome 61, FALCON_Pclarkii_2.0, whole genome shotgun sequence harbors:
- the LOC138354080 gene encoding uncharacterized protein: MSTVKSSPSAPLNSASSFGSNPLVDGSQVRPKTSETVVVVRTVRGSMTEARKRKAKCLSNLSNDISFKTNSTDVKHQRSPTLDKAARKPKSLCVGSDVLPPPGGRTLPGIQDVPGIQVVEASGNMRDGYDMKLGLPLSEKIGSNSNLKNNDAQKSSFASISKVHSNNMSRTIKNPQHSELTLNHQNIDNVHKEMHSKCFINACNTTVKVSCTCEASLCDTGGVEPSKDSTPDMDDAHSKKCSVVTKQKSNLSSVNKCKLQMATNKPKQTGSQNMTKNCKKIGLFSPRTSRPKVQYSQSISNLPSDFNRDESSHFLKDLEDAAREPKSQRLKLTVDDSTKSQQEDVYKDGENTRASFSDSTRVPGNVILEPSGECNNTCNGTCDSSKDTAMVDNTCESDLKSQHTKRLVLKGSKDSVLPNKLMSKICKTVVGHNGEIKSRNVGKLKHGVISKVIRKKIKKISKKYLHVQPMDQTI; encoded by the exons ATGTCTACCGTGAAATCTTCCCCAAGTGCCCCATTGAACTCGGCATCAAGTTTTGGCAGTAATCCTCTAGTTGATGGGAGCCAAGTTAGGCCAAAAACCTCAGAAactgtagtagtagttagaactGTCAGGGGCTCTATGACAGAGGCTAGAAAAAGGAAAGCCAAATGTTTGAGTAATCTAAGTAATGACATTTCTTTCAAGACAAATTCAACAGATGTCAAGCACCAGAGAAGTCCAACATTAGACAAGGCTGCTAGAAAACCTAAATCCTTGTGTGTTGGTTCAGATGTCCTGCCACCACCTGGTGGCAGGACATTACCTGGAATTCAGGACGTACCTGGAATTCAGGTTGTGGAAGCTTCAGGTAACATGAG AGATGGATATGATATGAAGCTGGGATTACCCTTATCAGAAAAAATAGGCAGTAATTCGAATCTGAAAAATAATGATGCTCAAAAATCAAGTTTTGCAAGCATTTCCAAGGTGCATAGCAATAATATGTCCAGAACTATAAAAAATCCCCAACATTCTGAGTTAACTCTGAATCATCAAAATATAGATAATGTCCACAAGGAAATGCATAGTAAATGTTTCATCAATGCTTGCAACACAACTGTTAAGGTGTCATGCACATGTGAAGCTTCCTTATGTGATACAGGTGGAGTGGAGCCCAGCAAGGACAGCACTCCTGACATGGATGATGCACACTCTAAAAAATGCAGTGTAGTAACTAAACAGAAAAGCAATTTGTCATCTGTTAATAAATGTAAATTGCAAATGGCTACCAACAAACCAAAGCAAACAGGTTcgcaaaacatgacaaagaactgtaaaaaaattgGGTTATTTTCACCTAGGACAAGTAGGCCCAAAGTGCAATATTCGCAATCAATTTCAAATTTACCTTCTGATTTTAATAGAGatgaatcttcacatttcttgaaggATTTAGAAGATGCAGCAAGGGAACCCAAGTCCCAGAGACTTAAGTTAACAGTAGATGATAGTACAAAGAGTCAACAAGAAGACGTGTATAAAGACGGAGAGAACACTCGAGCATCGTTCTCTGACTCCACACGTGTTCCTGGAAATGTAATTTTGGAACCCTCGGGTGAATGTAACAATACTTGTAATGGTACTTGTGACAGTAGCAAAGATACGGCAATGGTTGATAACACATGTGAAAGTGATCTCAAAAGCCAACATACCAAGAGGCTAGTTTTAAAAGGAAGTAAAGATAGTGTTCTTCCAAATAAGTTAATGTCAAAAATTTGCAAAACGGTTGTTGGACATAATGGAGAAATTAAGTCCAGGAATGTGGGAAAACTAAAACATGGTGTAATATCTAAGGTGatcagaaaaaaaataaaaaaaatatcgaAGAAATATCTACATGTACAACCAATGGATCAAACAATATAA